A stretch of the Thermus thermophilus genome encodes the following:
- the ftsY gene encoding signal recognition particle-docking protein FtsY, which translates to MAGFFERLKAGLAKTRERLLKAIPWGGDPEEVLEELEMALLAADVGLEATEELLKEVRASGRKDLKEAVKEKLVQMLEPDERRATLRKLGFRPQKLRPVEPKGHVVLVVGVNGVGKTTTVAKLGRYYQGLGKKVLLCAGDTFRAAGGTQLAEWGKRLGIPVIQGAEGADPAALAFDAAQARKARGLDLLLVDTAGRLHTKQGLMEELKKVKRAIAKADPGEPGEVWLVLDAVTGQNGLEQAKRFHEALGLTGVIVTKLDGTAKGGVLVPIVRTLKVPIRFVGVGEGPEDLQPFDPEAFVEALLEA; encoded by the coding sequence ATGGCCGGTTTCTTTGAGCGCCTAAAGGCGGGCCTCGCCAAGACCCGGGAGAGGCTCCTCAAGGCCATCCCCTGGGGCGGCGACCCCGAGGAGGTCCTGGAGGAGCTGGAGATGGCCCTCCTCGCCGCCGACGTGGGCCTCGAGGCCACGGAAGAACTCCTGAAGGAGGTTCGGGCCTCGGGGCGCAAGGACCTGAAGGAGGCGGTGAAGGAGAAGCTCGTCCAGATGCTGGAGCCGGACGAGCGGCGGGCCACGCTGAGGAAGCTCGGCTTCCGTCCCCAGAAGCTCCGCCCCGTGGAGCCCAAGGGGCACGTGGTCCTGGTGGTGGGGGTGAACGGGGTGGGCAAGACCACCACCGTCGCCAAGCTGGGCCGCTACTACCAAGGCCTGGGCAAAAAGGTGCTCCTCTGCGCCGGGGACACCTTCCGCGCCGCGGGGGGCACCCAGCTCGCCGAGTGGGGGAAGCGCCTCGGGATCCCAGTGATCCAAGGGGCGGAGGGCGCCGACCCCGCCGCCCTCGCCTTTGACGCCGCCCAGGCCAGGAAGGCCCGGGGCCTGGACCTCCTCCTGGTGGACACCGCGGGCCGCCTCCACACCAAGCAGGGCCTCATGGAGGAACTCAAGAAGGTGAAGCGGGCCATCGCCAAGGCGGACCCCGGGGAGCCTGGGGAGGTGTGGCTCGTGCTGGACGCCGTCACCGGGCAAAACGGCCTGGAGCAGGCCAAGCGCTTCCACGAGGCCTTGGGCCTCACCGGGGTCATCGTCACCAAGCTGGACGGGACGGCCAAGGGCGGGGTCTTGGTCCCCATCGTCCGCACCCTAAAGGTGCCCATCCGCTTCGTCGGCGTGGGGGAGGGCCCGGAGGACCTCCAGCCCTTTGACCCCGAGGCCTTTGTGGAGGCCCTCCTCGAGGCCTGA
- a CDS encoding 2-phosphosulfolactate phosphatase, producing the protein MCRVDLCLRPARGPLILVEVLPAGSVLTRLLALGAREVWVAPGPKVARLLAEAFPEEALLLGEVEGFPPEGFHGRLSLLDLEAAEVRGRRAVLSAPTLNASLLPEEGEVYLASLRNAKAILEAARGLKAPTLRPSGAPEPLLSAVVALGFLERKLAPEAPPSLPALLLKAFPDPQEALFQSPEGQALHRQGRTEELAWASLIGVDPVVPKLAEVRRFPKEAHGLSQDRYAQRFVPWNG; encoded by the coding sequence GTGTGCCGGGTTGACCTGTGCCTAAGGCCGGCCCGGGGTCCCCTGATCCTGGTGGAGGTCCTGCCCGCGGGAAGCGTCCTCACCCGCCTTCTCGCCCTGGGGGCGCGGGAGGTCTGGGTAGCCCCGGGGCCGAAGGTAGCCCGCCTCCTGGCGGAGGCCTTCCCGGAGGAAGCCCTTCTCCTCGGGGAAGTGGAGGGGTTCCCCCCGGAGGGCTTTCACGGGAGGCTCTCCCTCCTGGACCTGGAGGCCGCCGAGGTCCGGGGCAGGCGGGCCGTGCTCTCGGCCCCCACCCTGAACGCGAGCCTCCTCCCGGAGGAGGGGGAAGTGTACCTCGCGAGCCTGAGGAACGCCAAGGCGATCCTCGAGGCCGCCCGGGGGCTCAAGGCGCCCACCCTGCGCCCCTCGGGGGCGCCCGAGCCCCTGCTTTCGGCGGTGGTGGCCCTGGGGTTTCTGGAGCGCAAGCTCGCCCCCGAGGCCCCGCCGAGCCTTCCCGCCCTGCTCCTCAAGGCCTTCCCTGACCCCCAAGAGGCCCTCTTCCAAAGCCCTGAGGGCCAGGCCCTCCACCGCCAGGGGCGCACCGAGGAGCTGGCCTGGGCGAGCCTCATCGGGGTGGACCCCGTGGTGCCCAAACTCGCCGAGGTCCGCCGCTTCCCCAAGGAGGCCCACGGGCTTAGCCAGGACCGGTACGCCCAAAGGTTCGTCCCATGGAACGGCTGA
- the hisH gene encoding imidazole glycerol phosphate synthase subunit HisH: protein MKTLLIDYGSGNLRSAAKALEAAGFDVAVAQDPKAREDADLLVLPGQGHFGQVMRAFRESGFVERVLRHLERGLPFLGICVGMQVLYEGSEEAPGVEGLGLVPGVVRRFPRGRVPQMGWNALEFGGAFASLTGRHFYFANSYYGPLTPYSLGKGVYEGTPFTALLAKENLLAPQFHPEKSGKAGLAFLALARRYFEVL from the coding sequence GTGAAGACCCTCCTCATTGACTACGGCTCAGGCAACCTGAGAAGCGCCGCCAAGGCCCTGGAGGCCGCGGGGTTTGACGTGGCGGTGGCCCAGGACCCCAAGGCCCGCGAGGACGCGGACCTCCTCGTCCTCCCCGGCCAGGGCCACTTCGGCCAGGTGATGCGGGCCTTCCGGGAAAGCGGCTTCGTGGAGCGGGTCCTCCGCCACCTGGAAAGGGGCCTACCCTTCCTCGGGATCTGCGTGGGGATGCAGGTGCTCTACGAGGGGAGCGAGGAGGCCCCCGGGGTGGAGGGCCTCGGCCTCGTCCCGGGGGTGGTGCGCCGCTTCCCCCGAGGCCGGGTCCCCCAGATGGGCTGGAACGCCCTGGAGTTCGGCGGGGCCTTCGCCTCCCTCACGGGGCGCCACTTTTACTTCGCCAACTCCTACTACGGCCCCCTCACCCCCTACTCCTTGGGGAAGGGGGTGTACGAGGGCACCCCCTTCACCGCCCTCCTCGCCAAGGAAAACCTCCTCGCCCCCCAGTTCCACCCCGAGAAGAGCGGGAAGGCGGGGCTCGCCTTCCTCGCCCTAGCCCGCCGCTACTTTGAGGTCCTCTAG
- a CDS encoding thiamine-phosphate kinase: MRLKDLGERALLARLAPLGYPPEAPLPPGDDAGGVWVEGRAWLLKTDGFLYREVALRGMGPFEVGFRGVAATASDLLAKMGRPLGFTLGLFLPEDLEESFVLELVRGAAEAAKRLGAFLLGGDTNRGEEVALTVSGYALAEAPLPRRALPGDLLYLAGDRWGRTGAAIRAHYEGRSLEGFPEIREAAFYPLPRLGLLALSGLLRGSLDSSDGLAETLWQLAELGVGVEVEALPLYPDVLAFAGSEEAALELVLYGGEEFEAVLVVPEEAEGRVCARAEAAGLPLFRTGRVVAGEGVYLRGAPLPRKGYAHF, encoded by the coding sequence ATGCGGCTTAAGGACCTGGGCGAACGGGCCCTCCTCGCAAGGCTCGCCCCCCTGGGCTACCCCCCGGAGGCCCCCCTGCCCCCGGGGGACGACGCCGGGGGGGTTTGGGTGGAGGGAAGGGCCTGGCTCCTCAAGACGGACGGCTTCCTCTACCGGGAGGTGGCCCTAAGGGGCATGGGGCCCTTTGAGGTGGGGTTTCGGGGGGTGGCGGCCACGGCCTCGGACCTCCTCGCCAAGATGGGGCGGCCCTTGGGCTTCACCTTGGGCCTCTTCCTGCCCGAGGACCTGGAGGAGAGTTTCGTCCTGGAGCTCGTGCGCGGGGCGGCGGAGGCGGCAAAGCGGCTTGGGGCCTTCCTCCTCGGGGGGGACACGAACCGGGGGGAGGAGGTGGCCCTCACCGTCTCCGGCTACGCCCTGGCGGAGGCTCCCTTGCCCCGGAGGGCCCTCCCCGGGGACCTCCTCTACCTCGCGGGCGACCGGTGGGGGAGGACGGGGGCGGCCATCCGGGCCCACTACGAGGGGCGCTCCTTGGAGGGATTTCCCGAGATCCGGGAGGCCGCCTTCTACCCCCTGCCCCGGCTGGGGCTCCTCGCCCTCTCCGGCCTCCTCCGGGGAAGCCTGGACTCCTCCGATGGCCTCGCCGAGACCCTTTGGCAGCTTGCCGAGCTCGGGGTGGGGGTGGAGGTGGAGGCCCTGCCCCTCTACCCCGACGTCCTGGCCTTCGCGGGGAGCGAGGAGGCGGCCTTGGAGCTCGTCCTCTACGGGGGCGAGGAGTTTGAGGCGGTCCTGGTGGTGCCGGAGGAGGCGGAGGGAAGGGTGTGCGCAAGGGCGGAGGCGGCGGGCCTTCCCCTCTTCCGGACCGGGAGGGTGGTGGCGGGGGAGGGGGTCTACCTCCGGGGGGCGCCCCTTCCCCGAAAGGGGTACGCCCACTTTTGA
- a CDS encoding carbohydrate kinase family protein — MRFFVLGDVSVDLLFFLERIPEPGEEVPSRRALMKPGGAGGTLAAQLASLGHRVFLAGRVGKDPFAELALSRVREVGVDLRHLQEDPEHTTSSVLILVVPGGERAMVSAEGASRHLDPALFKPRFLDQVDAVVLSAYALVGGPSRSYAAEVLEAARRRELPVFADLGAGAVRAAGKELLKHLRGVSWLLMNEGELKALTGASSISQGVARLRQEGFQHLAVKVGAMGSIVVTPEGEELIEPFPVEDIVDSTGAGDAYTAAFAHAVLEGLSPVEAGRLANLAGALAATAIGAQGRLVTLEDLKVAAG; from the coding sequence ATGCGGTTCTTCGTGTTGGGAGACGTTTCCGTGGACCTCCTCTTCTTCCTGGAGCGCATCCCCGAGCCGGGGGAGGAGGTGCCCTCGAGGCGGGCCCTGATGAAGCCGGGAGGGGCCGGGGGAACCTTGGCGGCCCAGCTCGCAAGCCTAGGCCACCGGGTCTTTCTGGCGGGCCGGGTGGGGAAGGACCCCTTCGCCGAACTCGCCCTAAGCCGGGTGCGGGAAGTGGGGGTGGACCTCCGCCACCTCCAGGAGGATCCGGAGCACACCACGAGTTCCGTCCTCATCCTGGTGGTGCCGGGAGGGGAGCGGGCCATGGTGAGCGCCGAGGGGGCGAGCCGCCACCTGGACCCCGCCCTCTTCAAGCCCCGCTTTCTGGATCAGGTGGACGCCGTGGTCCTCTCCGCCTACGCCCTGGTGGGGGGACCTTCCCGGAGCTATGCCGCCGAGGTCCTGGAGGCGGCGCGAAGGCGGGAGCTCCCCGTTTTCGCCGATCTCGGGGCCGGGGCGGTGCGGGCCGCGGGAAAGGAGCTCCTGAAGCACCTCCGGGGGGTGAGCTGGCTCCTCATGAACGAGGGGGAGCTCAAGGCCCTCACCGGGGCCTCCTCCATCTCCCAGGGGGTGGCGAGGCTCCGCCAGGAGGGGTTCCAGCACCTCGCCGTCAAGGTGGGGGCCATGGGCTCCATCGTGGTCACCCCGGAGGGGGAGGAGCTCATTGAGCCCTTCCCCGTGGAGGACATCGTGGACTCCACCGGGGCCGGGGACGCCTACACCGCCGCCTTCGCCCACGCCGTCCTGGAGGGCCTAAGCCCCGTGGAGGCGGGCCGCCTGGCCAACCTGGCGGGCGCCTTGGCCGCCACCGCCATCGGGGCCCAGGGGCGGCTCGTCACCCTAGAGGACCTCAAAGTAGCGGCGGGCTAG
- the nox gene encoding NADH dehydrogenase, with product MEATLPVLDAKTAALKRRSIRRYRKDPVPEGLLREVLEAALRAPSAWNLQPWRIVVVRDPATKRALREAAFGQAHVEEAPVVLVLYADLEDALAHLDEVIHPGVQGERREAQKQAIQGAFAAMGQEARKAWASGQSYILLGYLLLLLEAYGLGSVPMLGFDPERVKAILGLPSHAAVPALVALGYPAEEGYPSHRLPLERVVLWR from the coding sequence ATGGAGGCGACCCTTCCCGTTTTGGACGCGAAGACGGCGGCCCTGAAGAGGCGCTCCATCCGGCGTTACCGGAAGGACCCCGTGCCCGAGGGGCTTCTTAGGGAGGTCCTCGAGGCCGCCCTCAGGGCGCCCTCGGCCTGGAACCTCCAGCCCTGGCGGATCGTGGTGGTGCGAGACCCTGCCACCAAGCGGGCCCTGAGGGAGGCCGCCTTCGGCCAGGCCCACGTGGAGGAGGCCCCCGTGGTCCTGGTCCTCTACGCCGACCTCGAGGACGCCCTCGCCCACCTGGACGAGGTCATCCACCCCGGGGTCCAGGGGGAAAGGCGTGAGGCGCAGAAGCAGGCCATCCAAGGGGCCTTCGCCGCCATGGGGCAAGAGGCGCGAAAGGCCTGGGCCTCCGGGCAGAGCTACATCCTCTTGGGCTACCTCCTTCTCCTTCTGGAGGCTTATGGCCTCGGAAGCGTCCCCATGCTGGGGTTTGACCCCGAGAGGGTGAAGGCCATCCTGGGGCTTCCTTCCCACGCCGCCGTCCCCGCCCTGGTGGCCTTGGGCTACCCGGCGGAGGAGGGCTACCCCTCCCACCGCCTGCCCCTGGAGCGGGTGGTCCTCTGGCGCTAG
- a CDS encoding disulfide bond formation protein B, translated as MLPPVKRAPLLLAFAWVVALVATLGSLYYSEVRLFLPCELCWYQRIFMYPQAVILGLALWRQDFGVWPYGLALSLLGGSVSVLHLTQVWFPGLFPLACKPPVPCSAEYIPEFPIPLQALIAFTLIALAMGLLARQARGERR; from the coding sequence ATGCTACCCCCTGTGAAGCGCGCTCCCCTTCTCCTCGCCTTCGCCTGGGTGGTGGCCCTGGTGGCCACCCTGGGAAGCCTCTACTACTCCGAGGTGCGCCTCTTCCTGCCCTGCGAGCTCTGCTGGTACCAGCGGATCTTCATGTACCCCCAGGCGGTGATCCTGGGCCTCGCCCTCTGGCGGCAGGACTTCGGCGTCTGGCCCTACGGCCTGGCCCTTTCCCTCCTCGGGGGAAGCGTGAGCGTCCTCCACCTCACCCAGGTGTGGTTCCCGGGGCTCTTCCCCCTGGCCTGCAAACCCCCCGTGCCCTGCAGCGCGGAGTACATACCCGAGTTCCCCATCCCCCTCCAGGCCCTCATCGCCTTCACCCTCATCGCCCTCGCCATGGGCCTTCTCGCCCGCCAGGCCCGAGGTGAAAGGCGTTGA
- the guaB gene encoding IMP dehydrogenase, with translation MDEGKILYEGLTFDDVLLLPDYSEVLPKEVSVRTRLTKRLFLNIPILSAAMDTVTEAEMAIAMAREGGLGVIHKNLSIEAQAAMVRKVKRSEAGMIQDPVTLPPTATLEDAERLMREYRIGGLPVVDVYGRLLGLVTNRDLRFERDLKRPVTEVMTPVERLVTARPGTTLEEAEELLRRHKVEKLPLVDESGRLKGLITLKDIVKRRQYPNAVKDAQGRLLVGAAVGASKDLPERAQALVEAGVDVLVLDSAHGHSKGILEALAYLKETFGERVEVIAGNVATREGARALAERGADAVKVGIGPGSICTTRVVTGVGVPQITAILEAVAGVKDLDVPVIADGGIKYTGDVAKAIAAGAHAVMLGSMLAGTDEAPGEEVLKDGRRYKLYRGMGSLGAMKQGSADRYFQDPGKGETEAKKLVPEGIEGMVPYKGPVADVLYQIVGGLRSAMGYVGAPDIETFRRKARFVRMTMAGLIESHPHDVIVVKEAPNYSR, from the coding sequence ATGGACGAGGGGAAGATCCTCTACGAGGGGCTCACCTTTGACGACGTGTTGCTCCTTCCCGACTACTCCGAGGTCCTGCCCAAGGAGGTTTCCGTCAGGACGCGGCTCACCAAGCGCCTTTTCCTCAACATCCCCATCCTCTCCGCCGCCATGGACACGGTGACCGAGGCGGAGATGGCCATCGCCATGGCTCGGGAGGGGGGGCTTGGGGTCATCCACAAGAACCTCTCCATTGAGGCCCAGGCGGCCATGGTGCGCAAGGTGAAGCGCTCCGAGGCGGGGATGATCCAAGACCCCGTGACCCTTCCCCCCACGGCCACCCTGGAGGACGCCGAGCGCCTCATGCGGGAGTACCGCATCGGGGGGCTACCCGTGGTGGACGTGTACGGGAGGCTTCTGGGCCTGGTGACGAACCGCGACCTCCGCTTTGAGCGGGACCTCAAGCGGCCCGTGACCGAGGTCATGACCCCGGTGGAGCGCCTCGTCACCGCCCGTCCCGGCACCACCCTGGAGGAGGCGGAGGAGCTCCTCAGGCGGCACAAGGTGGAGAAGCTCCCCCTGGTGGACGAGTCGGGGAGGCTCAAGGGGCTCATCACCCTAAAGGACATCGTCAAGCGGCGCCAGTACCCGAACGCCGTCAAGGACGCCCAGGGAAGGCTCCTCGTGGGGGCGGCGGTAGGGGCCTCCAAGGACCTTCCCGAAAGGGCCCAGGCCCTGGTGGAGGCGGGGGTGGACGTCCTCGTCCTGGACTCCGCCCACGGCCACTCCAAGGGGATCCTGGAGGCCCTCGCCTACCTCAAGGAGACCTTCGGCGAGAGGGTGGAGGTCATCGCCGGGAACGTGGCCACCCGGGAAGGGGCGAGGGCGCTCGCCGAGCGGGGGGCGGACGCGGTGAAGGTGGGGATCGGCCCCGGCTCCATCTGCACCACCCGGGTGGTTACGGGGGTGGGGGTGCCCCAGATCACGGCCATCCTCGAGGCGGTGGCGGGGGTTAAGGACCTGGACGTGCCCGTGATCGCCGACGGGGGGATCAAGTACACGGGGGACGTGGCCAAGGCCATCGCCGCTGGGGCCCACGCGGTGATGCTCGGCAGCATGCTGGCGGGCACGGACGAGGCCCCGGGGGAGGAGGTCTTGAAGGACGGGCGCCGTTACAAGCTCTACCGGGGCATGGGCTCCCTGGGGGCCATGAAGCAGGGCTCCGCCGACCGCTACTTCCAGGACCCCGGGAAAGGGGAGACCGAGGCCAAGAAGCTCGTCCCCGAGGGCATTGAAGGGATGGTGCCCTACAAGGGCCCCGTGGCCGATGTCCTCTACCAGATCGTGGGGGGCTTGCGGAGCGCCATGGGCTACGTGGGGGCGCCGGATATTGAGACCTTCCGCAGGAAGGCCCGCTTCGTGCGCATGACCATGGCGGGGCTCATTGAGAGCCACCCCCACGACGTGATCGTGGTCAAGGAGGCCCCCAACTACTCCCGCTAG
- a CDS encoding WecB/TagA/CpsF family glycosyltransferase, which yields MERLTLLGLPLDPVDMEEALRRLGGFLQGERTHQVVTLNPEIAVRAQEDEALRRAVLEAELVTPDGVGILWAVRRLHGLSLKERVTGIDLTLALLKRFPGVRVYLLGGKPGVAEGAAREVERLGGVVVGHHHGYFQEEAPVVAAVQKAAPDLLLVGMGERQEAFIHRHKAVLGARVAMGVGGTLDVLAGEAKRPPLWAQRLGLEWLLRVGLDPKRWRRAPRLFRFAHMVLREGR from the coding sequence ATGGAACGGCTGACCCTCCTCGGCCTCCCCTTAGACCCCGTGGACATGGAGGAGGCCCTAAGGCGCCTCGGGGGCTTCCTCCAGGGGGAAAGGACCCACCAGGTGGTGACCCTGAACCCCGAGATCGCCGTAAGGGCCCAGGAGGACGAGGCCCTGAGGCGGGCCGTCCTCGAGGCCGAGCTCGTCACCCCGGACGGGGTGGGGATCCTCTGGGCGGTGCGGCGCCTCCACGGCCTTTCCCTCAAGGAACGGGTCACGGGGATTGACCTCACCCTGGCCCTCCTCAAGCGTTTTCCCGGGGTCCGGGTCTACCTCCTCGGGGGGAAGCCGGGGGTGGCCGAGGGAGCCGCCCGGGAGGTGGAGCGCCTGGGGGGCGTGGTGGTGGGGCACCACCACGGCTACTTCCAGGAGGAGGCCCCGGTGGTGGCGGCCGTCCAAAAGGCCGCCCCCGACCTCCTCCTGGTGGGCATGGGGGAGCGTCAGGAAGCCTTCATCCACCGCCACAAGGCGGTGCTCGGGGCGAGGGTGGCCATGGGGGTGGGGGGCACCCTGGACGTCCTGGCGGGAGAGGCCAAGCGCCCCCCCCTTTGGGCCCAGAGGCTCGGCCTGGAGTGGCTTCTGCGGGTGGGCCTGGACCCGAAGCGCTGGCGGAGGGCTCCCAGGCTTTTCCGCTTCGCCCACATGGTGCTTAGAGAAGGGCGCTAA
- a CDS encoding pyridoxal phosphate-dependent aminotransferase — translation MRAFKAHLRGLTPYPYTKVEAPVKLDQNESPFDLPGALKEEALGRLRAIPWNRYPEIHAEGLRKRLSALLDWPEEGIVLSPGSNLLILALSLAAEEVLDLSPSFPHYAHAAKVAGTPYRAVPLGEGFSLDLDALLAAFRGGVLFLPNPHAPTGVLFPEEALWALAERAREVGGLLVVDEAYREFAGTDFRSLARENPHVALLRTFSKAFSLGGVRAGYLLGSPEVAGVVREVLPPFVLPAHTGAILEVVLENPGYVEKVVEEVVAQRERVYRELLAHPTWRPYPSRTNFLLVRTPDAEEAFRHLLAQGVLVRRQDRYPGLAGCLRVTIGRKEEMDAFLGAAFGVAYA, via the coding sequence ATGCGGGCCTTCAAGGCGCACCTCCGGGGCCTTACCCCTTACCCCTACACGAAGGTGGAGGCCCCGGTGAAGCTGGACCAGAACGAAAGCCCCTTTGACCTCCCCGGGGCGCTCAAGGAGGAGGCCTTGGGACGCCTTAGGGCCATCCCCTGGAACCGCTACCCGGAGATCCACGCGGAAGGCCTCAGGAAGAGGCTTTCCGCCCTTCTGGACTGGCCCGAGGAGGGGATCGTCCTTTCTCCCGGCTCCAACCTCCTGATCCTCGCCCTGAGCCTGGCGGCGGAGGAGGTCCTGGACCTTAGCCCCTCCTTCCCCCACTACGCCCACGCCGCCAAGGTGGCGGGGACGCCCTACCGGGCGGTGCCCCTCGGGGAAGGGTTCTCCCTGGACCTTGACGCCCTCCTCGCCGCCTTCAGGGGCGGGGTCCTCTTCCTCCCCAACCCCCACGCCCCCACGGGGGTCCTCTTCCCGGAGGAGGCCCTTTGGGCCCTGGCGGAACGGGCCAGGGAGGTGGGGGGGCTTTTGGTGGTGGACGAGGCCTACCGGGAGTTCGCCGGGACGGACTTCCGTTCCCTCGCCCGGGAAAACCCCCACGTGGCCCTGCTTCGCACCTTCTCCAAGGCCTTCTCCCTGGGGGGGGTCCGTGCCGGGTACCTCCTGGGAAGCCCGGAGGTGGCGGGGGTGGTGCGGGAGGTGCTTCCCCCCTTCGTCCTTCCCGCCCACACCGGGGCCATCCTAGAGGTGGTTTTGGAAAACCCGGGCTACGTGGAGAAGGTGGTGGAGGAGGTGGTGGCCCAAAGGGAGCGGGTCTACCGGGAGCTCCTCGCCCACCCCACCTGGCGCCCCTACCCGAGCCGCACCAACTTCCTCCTGGTGCGAACCCCCGATGCCGAAGAGGCCTTCCGCCACCTCCTCGCCCAGGGCGTCCTGGTGCGTCGGCAGGACCGCTACCCGGGGCTTGCGGGGTGCCTCCGGGTCACCATCGGCCGGAAGGAGGAGATGGACGCCTTTCTTGGGGCGGCCTTCGGGGTGGCCTATGCGTGA
- the hisB gene encoding imidazoleglycerol-phosphate dehydratase HisB, with protein MREATVERATAETWVRLRLGLDGPTGGKVATGLPFLDHMLLQLQRHGRFLLEVEARGDLEVDVHHLVEDVGIALGMALKEALGDGVGLERYAEAFAPMDETLVLCVLDLSGRPHLEYRPEAWPVVGEAGGVNHYHLREFLRGLVNHGRLTLHLRLLSGREAHHVVEASFKALARALHRATRITGEGLPSTKGVL; from the coding sequence ATGCGTGAGGCCACGGTGGAACGGGCCACGGCGGAGACCTGGGTGCGGCTCCGCCTCGGCCTGGACGGGCCCACCGGGGGGAAGGTGGCCACGGGCCTCCCCTTCCTGGACCACATGCTCCTCCAGCTCCAGCGCCACGGCCGCTTCCTCCTGGAGGTGGAGGCCAGGGGGGACCTCGAGGTGGACGTGCACCACCTGGTGGAGGACGTGGGCATCGCCTTGGGGATGGCCCTGAAGGAGGCCTTGGGGGACGGGGTGGGGCTGGAGCGCTACGCCGAGGCCTTCGCCCCCATGGACGAGACCCTGGTGCTCTGCGTCTTGGACCTCTCGGGGAGGCCCCACCTGGAGTACCGCCCCGAGGCCTGGCCCGTGGTGGGGGAGGCGGGCGGGGTGAACCACTACCACCTGCGGGAGTTCCTGCGGGGCCTGGTGAACCACGGGCGGCTCACCCTCCACCTGAGGCTCCTTTCCGGGAGGGAGGCCCACCACGTGGTGGAGGCGAGCTTTAAAGCTTTGGCCCGGGCCCTCCACCGGGCCACCCGGATTACCGGGGAAGGGCTTCCCAGCACAAAAGGGGTTCTGTAG